A stretch of Lysinibacillus agricola DNA encodes these proteins:
- a CDS encoding ABC transporter permease — MQKWGGKVKIMNLALANIRRSKSATASLFTFILVAALLLNIGLMVITQINTFFDSKVEQLKDPHAIIMMDYASYNSSYGEFITKYPGVIESETDDIINMDIAKFNFGDNELASRTAIFNADDYRHIGALKLVEKLNTSSANDIFIPYTFKTNGGYELGEDFTITYQNKDYKYRIAGFFETTMMGTANIGFMKFMLPEIAYQTLADELGKGLAISAVMEDKTQSTKLQNDFSKEFPQSTVGETTSSIGMLDIEMVKSVSTLTINIIAMILVAFAAIIVLVSLIVIKYRVSNSIEDGMTNIGVLKAIGYTSRQILSSIILQFVLIAFSASIVGVALSYCLMPIIGSIISSLSGLIWYQGFNMIINVTNIFIIVFCVVIVALISAFRVRKIQPIMALRGGIQTHSFRKNYFPLENTRGGLHFLLAIKSMLSNVKQNIMILLIIIALTFASAFSVVLFYNVASDKTAFVNLFGAEPANVMISVRQDADTTELLSHIKQMDHVSKINIFDFITTKIDNQTVNTNVTDNYNQLENNIVYEGRQPKYDNEISISWVVSNKINKGIGDTVEVEYGDKTASFLVTGLSQSIGNLGQIASLTMDGIQRLHSDYKGTTLYVYLDGISNQNFIENVHEQYGDYIVEALDIDKNIESQTGMYTAAVFAVMIMVLTITVLVVVMILYLIIKTMIIKRKKEFGVMKAIGYSTIQLMHQISISFVPVIITGVTIGGVLGYFYTNPMLSVLLSSAGVKRLDFIVHLPIILMLCVGILILAYIVSMFVSLKIKKVSAYSLISE, encoded by the coding sequence TTGCAGAAATGGGGTGGTAAGGTGAAAATCATGAATCTAGCCCTCGCTAATATTAGAAGAAGTAAATCGGCAACAGCTTCCTTATTTACATTTATTTTAGTTGCTGCGCTACTATTGAATATAGGTCTAATGGTCATTACTCAAATCAATACATTTTTTGATAGTAAAGTTGAACAATTAAAAGATCCTCATGCAATAATTATGATGGATTATGCAAGTTATAATTCAAGTTATGGAGAATTTATAACGAAATATCCTGGGGTGATAGAGTCAGAAACAGACGATATTATCAATATGGACATTGCCAAATTTAATTTTGGTGATAATGAATTAGCTAGTCGTACCGCTATTTTTAATGCAGATGATTATCGTCATATCGGGGCGTTGAAGTTGGTTGAAAAACTAAACACTTCAAGTGCTAATGATATTTTTATTCCTTACACTTTTAAAACAAATGGTGGTTATGAGTTAGGTGAAGATTTTACCATCACATATCAAAACAAGGACTATAAATATCGAATTGCTGGATTCTTTGAAACAACAATGATGGGTACGGCCAACATTGGATTCATGAAATTTATGCTACCAGAAATTGCTTATCAAACGTTAGCAGATGAACTAGGCAAAGGATTGGCCATATCTGCAGTGATGGAAGACAAAACACAATCTACAAAGTTACAAAACGATTTTAGTAAGGAGTTTCCTCAATCAACAGTAGGTGAAACGACTTCATCTATTGGGATGTTAGATATTGAGATGGTGAAAAGTGTAAGCACGTTAACCATTAATATCATAGCTATGATATTAGTAGCTTTTGCAGCCATTATCGTGCTTGTTTCACTAATTGTCATTAAGTATCGTGTATCAAATAGCATTGAAGACGGGATGACGAATATAGGAGTACTTAAAGCAATTGGTTATACAAGTAGACAAATTCTATCGTCAATTATTTTACAGTTTGTTTTAATCGCTTTTAGTGCAAGTATTGTTGGGGTTGCATTGTCATATTGTCTTATGCCTATCATAGGAAGCATTATTTCATCTTTATCCGGATTAATATGGTATCAGGGATTCAATATGATTATTAATGTAACAAATATATTTATTATTGTTTTTTGTGTTGTAATTGTTGCATTAATTTCCGCTTTTCGCGTTCGAAAAATTCAACCTATTATGGCCCTTCGAGGAGGTATTCAAACGCACAGTTTTAGAAAAAACTATTTTCCATTGGAGAATACGAGAGGTGGGCTTCATTTTTTACTTGCTATTAAATCGATGCTGTCAAATGTAAAACAAAACATCATGATACTTTTAATTATTATCGCATTAACATTCGCATCAGCTTTTTCAGTGGTGCTTTTTTATAACGTTGCTTCAGACAAAACCGCATTCGTTAACTTATTTGGCGCAGAACCAGCAAATGTGATGATATCTGTTAGGCAAGATGCAGATACAACAGAACTTTTGAGTCACATTAAACAAATGGACCATGTAAGTAAGATAAATATTTTTGATTTTATTACAACAAAAATTGATAATCAAACTGTAAATACGAATGTTACAGATAATTATAATCAGTTAGAAAATAATATTGTCTACGAAGGTCGTCAGCCAAAATATGATAATGAAATATCCATCTCCTGGGTTGTATCAAATAAAATTAATAAAGGAATTGGCGATACGGTTGAAGTAGAATATGGGGATAAAACAGCTAGTTTTCTAGTAACTGGCCTCAGCCAATCAATCGGCAATTTAGGACAAATAGCCTCATTAACGATGGATGGAATTCAGCGATTACATTCAGATTATAAAGGCACGACCCTTTATGTATATCTAGATGGTATATCAAACCAAAACTTTATTGAAAATGTTCACGAACAGTACGGAGATTATATAGTAGAAGCGTTAGACATAGATAAAAATATAGAGAGCCAAACAGGTATGTATACAGCTGCAGTATTTGCAGTTATGATAATGGTTCTGACAATTACCGTTCTAGTTGTTGTAATGATTTTGTATCTAATCATCAAAACGATGATTATTAAGCGTAAGAAAGAGTTTGGTGTAATGAAAGCAATAGGCTACTCAACAATTCAATTGATGCATCAAATTTCCATCAGCTTTGTACCCGTGATTATTACTGGAGTGACCATTGGTGGTGTCCTAGGATATTTTTATACAAACCCTATGCTTTCTGTATTACTTTCAAGTGCAGGGGTGAAACGTTTAGACTTTATCGTTCATTTACCGATTATTCTAATGCTATGTGTAGGCATTCTTATTTTAGCCTACATTGTCTCAATGTTCGTATCCTTAAAAATTAAGAAAGTTTCTGCTTACAGTTTAATTTCAGAATAA
- a CDS encoding ABC transporter ATP-binding protein, with translation MTKTIIKTEKLCKTFSSGGIQQHVLKNLDISLIEGDFTIIMGSSGSGKSTLLYAMSGMDKPTLGEIDFAGKNLTKLNNDQLAIFRRNNCGFVFQQIYLLDNMSVLDNVLASGLLVNKNKRELVKKAKELLIQVGINENAWSKFPTQLSGGEAQRVGIVRALINNPRILFADEPTGALNSASSDNVLDVLTNVNRNGQSIVMVTHDMKTALRGNRILYLRDGVICGDLQLGEFSEKESFERHEKLGVFLAEMGW, from the coding sequence ATGACAAAGACGATTATCAAAACGGAGAAGCTGTGTAAAACCTTTTCAAGCGGTGGAATTCAACAGCATGTATTAAAAAATCTTGATATCAGTTTAATAGAAGGGGATTTTACAATCATAATGGGGAGTTCAGGGTCTGGGAAGTCCACTCTACTTTACGCAATGAGTGGAATGGATAAACCGACATTAGGCGAAATCGATTTTGCTGGTAAAAATTTAACTAAATTAAACAACGATCAACTAGCAATATTTAGAAGGAACAATTGTGGCTTTGTATTCCAACAAATTTATTTACTGGACAATATGAGTGTACTCGATAATGTACTGGCAAGTGGCCTTTTAGTAAATAAGAATAAGCGTGAACTCGTAAAAAAAGCGAAAGAACTATTAATACAAGTAGGGATCAATGAAAACGCATGGTCTAAATTTCCGACACAGCTTTCTGGTGGTGAGGCTCAACGAGTTGGGATTGTTCGAGCATTAATCAACAATCCGAGAATACTTTTTGCTGATGAACCAACTGGTGCATTAAACTCTGCATCTAGTGATAATGTGTTAGATGTTTTAACAAATGTAAATCGAAATGGGCAAAGTATAGTCATGGTCACTCATGATATGAAAACAGCATTGCGTGGAAACCGAATTTTATATTTGCGAGATGGCGTAATTTGCGGTGATTTGCAGTTAGGTGAGTTCAGTGAAAAAGAGAGCTTCGAGCGTCATGAAAAGCTAGGGGTGTTCCTTGCAGAAATGGGGTGGTAA
- a CDS encoding HAMP domain-containing sensor histidine kinase has protein sequence MRIKLLIALLLVIFVAGITFPIMMINNKNSSEVNMVAINELVKTVEQNWGQINTETFNNSDFQQPLMIIDNLENVMYQTPDIQFINIYDAIKNRDSIIDVRQNNEIVGKIIIRNNDKEIVQKMKKELVTSFSLIVGLLMSVIIIYNVYIYRTLLKPFMQLQHFAADVARGNLDIPLNMDKNNYFGAFTESFDLLREELYAARQREYESNRSKKELVATLSHDIKTPVASIKAVSELMLLQVRDEKVIKQVNTIYSKAEQIDLLVTDMFHATLEELQQLQITVTEESSEVLVDMIENVNYDNQIVYDSIPQCIILTDAVRMQQVIDNIISNSYKYAGTKVTIKSQIKQGYLELHIMDLGSGISEDELPLLFNKYYRGTNIGGKNGSGLGLYISKYFMENMYGQISCYNGHDGFTVVLKIKLA, from the coding sequence ATGAGAATAAAATTGCTAATTGCCTTGCTTTTGGTTATTTTTGTTGCAGGAATTACTTTTCCAATAATGATGATTAACAATAAAAATAGTTCAGAAGTGAATATGGTAGCTATTAATGAATTAGTTAAAACCGTCGAACAAAATTGGGGTCAAATTAATACTGAAACATTTAATAACAGCGACTTTCAACAACCACTTATGATTATAGATAATTTAGAAAATGTAATGTATCAAACACCGGATATTCAGTTTATTAATATATATGATGCCATCAAAAATAGAGATTCGATTATTGATGTGAGGCAAAATAATGAGATTGTAGGGAAAATTATTATCCGTAATAACGATAAAGAAATAGTGCAAAAAATGAAAAAGGAACTGGTTACATCTTTCAGTTTAATAGTTGGTTTATTAATGAGTGTTATTATTATTTACAATGTCTACATTTACAGAACGTTATTGAAACCTTTTATGCAGCTTCAACATTTCGCGGCGGATGTTGCTAGAGGTAATCTAGATATTCCTTTAAATATGGATAAAAACAATTATTTTGGTGCATTCACGGAAAGTTTTGATTTATTACGTGAAGAGCTCTATGCTGCTCGGCAAAGAGAGTATGAGTCCAACCGTAGTAAGAAAGAGCTTGTGGCCACATTAAGTCATGATATTAAGACGCCTGTTGCTTCAATTAAGGCAGTTAGTGAATTGATGCTTCTGCAGGTAAGGGATGAAAAGGTCATTAAGCAAGTGAATACAATCTATTCGAAAGCAGAGCAAATTGACTTACTTGTTACAGATATGTTTCATGCCACTTTAGAAGAGCTGCAACAGTTACAGATAACAGTAACCGAAGAATCGAGCGAGGTACTTGTTGATATGATTGAAAATGTAAATTATGACAATCAAATCGTCTATGATTCAATTCCACAATGTATTATTTTAACGGATGCTGTACGTATGCAGCAGGTAATAGACAATATAATTAGTAATTCATATAAATATGCAGGAACTAAGGTCACTATTAAGTCACAAATCAAGCAGGGTTATCTTGAACTCCACATCATGGACTTAGGGTCCGGAATTAGCGAAGATGAATTGCCCTTACTGTTCAATAAATATTATCGAGGAACAAATATCGGAGGCAAGAATGGTTCAGGCCTTGGTCTTTATATATCGAAGTATTTCATGGAAAATATGTATGGCCAGATAAGCTGTTACAATGGGCATGATGGCTTTACCGTAGTATTGAAAATCAAGCTTGCATGA
- a CDS encoding response regulator transcription factor, translating into MKLDCLIVDDEIALAETTCEYFNMFEVKTAFVASAGECELFLEEHEPSLILLDINLGSESGFDLCKKLRKTTQIPILFISARSSDDDVLIALNIGGDDYIQKPYTLSVLLAKVKAVLKRYGNGSNQQEVLEFGQIQIDTKLHRVRVKGIDIQLKTMEYKLLYYLANNKNRIITKDELFQNVWGDSFVGDGTLNVHIRHLREKIEENPKDPQFIKTIWGTGYVLEDTKQ; encoded by the coding sequence ATGAAATTAGATTGTTTAATTGTTGATGATGAGATCGCTTTAGCTGAAACAACTTGTGAATATTTTAATATGTTCGAAGTCAAAACGGCTTTTGTGGCAAGTGCAGGGGAGTGCGAATTATTTTTGGAAGAACATGAACCATCACTGATTCTTCTAGACATCAATCTCGGTAGTGAATCGGGGTTTGATTTATGTAAAAAATTGCGTAAAACTACGCAGATTCCGATTCTATTTATAAGTGCTCGTTCCAGCGATGATGACGTTCTAATCGCACTTAACATAGGTGGGGACGATTACATTCAAAAACCATATACACTAAGCGTATTATTAGCAAAAGTAAAAGCAGTACTCAAAAGATATGGCAATGGCTCTAACCAACAAGAGGTTTTAGAGTTTGGTCAAATCCAAATTGATACCAAACTTCATCGTGTTCGAGTAAAGGGTATTGATATTCAGCTAAAAACGATGGAATATAAACTTCTGTATTATTTGGCGAATAATAAAAACCGTATCATCACTAAAGATGAATTGTTTCAAAATGTATGGGGAGATTCTTTTGTAGGGGATGGGACACTGAATGTACATATTCGGCATTTACGTGAGAAAATTGAAGAGAATCCAAAGGACCCGCAATTTATAAAAACGATATGGGGAACAGGATATGTGTTAGAGGACACTAAGCAATGA
- a CDS encoding endonuclease/exonuclease/phosphatase family protein: MNKDTLGILAINVNDFGGLYPKKSNLIDWNSEVEKENRKNRVIKLINFLSNKNPEIIVLLEFDSSTKQIEFLNFINEKGYAIVKENIRGSIVVVIHKIELKVKFISQKSNLKAYAKWIEINIELHQFKKFNVIGVHVPLESEKRIQFQKKFQEKFDLPTVLIGDFNAATNDDRAIELLNKSRLNENTNLLNNILNNNFVDSWREVNGKDINEYTWFNSMDKNDGRRLDYAFVTNNIEILAVNHLPELNMILDENGFTDHSGIEIKIK, encoded by the coding sequence ATGAATAAGGATACTTTGGGAATATTAGCTATAAATGTGAATGATTTTGGAGGTTTATATCCTAAAAAGTCTAATCTGATTGATTGGAACAGTGAAGTTGAAAAGGAAAATAGGAAGAACAGGGTTATCAAATTAATTAATTTTTTATCCAATAAAAATCCGGAAATAATCGTATTATTAGAATTTGATAGTTCAACAAAACAAATAGAATTTCTAAATTTTATTAATGAGAAAGGCTATGCAATTGTAAAAGAAAATATAAGGGGATCAATTGTAGTTGTTATACATAAAATAGAACTAAAAGTGAAGTTTATTTCTCAAAAAAGCAATTTAAAAGCATATGCTAAGTGGATAGAAATAAATATTGAATTGCATCAGTTCAAAAAGTTTAATGTGATAGGAGTTCATGTTCCATTAGAGTCTGAAAAAAGAATTCAATTCCAGAAGAAATTTCAAGAAAAATTTGATCTACCTACTGTTTTGATTGGAGATTTCAACGCTGCTACAAATGATGATAGAGCCATAGAACTGTTAAATAAAAGTAGGTTAAATGAAAATACAAATCTATTAAACAATATATTAAATAATAATTTTGTTGATTCTTGGAGAGAAGTTAATGGGAAAGATATAAATGAATATACATGGTTTAATTCGATGGATAAAAATGATGGAAGAAGATTAGATTATGCTTTTGTAACAAACAACATAGAAATATTAGCGGTCAACCATTTACCTGAATTGAATATGATATTGGATGAAAACGGTTTTACTGATCACTCAGGAATAGAAATTAAGATTAAATAA
- a CDS encoding PD-(D/E)XK nuclease family protein, whose protein sequence is MNIFKVLSSNDGSINEPNVTSFLAYLLDPNENHGLGSRFVESFLTPVVLANNEQYNELIYNNRIRDLSRNSKYEVRVQAEVKVICSASEIAKKTRDIDIVIELFDQTFSDSLPKFSFCVENKINDGAIQKGDNQLFEEIIGLVNFYKVSSLEKEQPLVSFIFLTHTGSKRALNEFNELLSTIEVERLSVPCYHLSWGGEELDDLEITIVDLLSKILKEEAIGKIEPIFDYTKHTIKSFISFIYSGFKSYKEEKNLLFEKSDYGKPVIQYIKDFYESSPFEKDINHEDFKKWVSDIVKVASGKTLKNANFDRSYIVNDRNRKHYGVNSAHKEYKNLFYYPDENNKKVIRKLDLSNPPKNVMIYWKDDNNPDGMGCALLTEIFGF, encoded by the coding sequence ATGAATATTTTTAAGGTTTTATCTTCTAATGATGGTTCTATCAATGAGCCTAATGTAACTTCGTTTCTTGCTTATTTGTTAGACCCTAATGAAAATCATGGTTTAGGATCAAGGTTTGTTGAGAGTTTTTTAACACCAGTTGTATTAGCAAATAACGAGCAGTATAACGAGCTTATATACAATAATCGGATTCGAGATTTATCTCGAAATTCGAAGTATGAAGTAAGAGTTCAAGCTGAAGTAAAGGTCATATGCTCAGCGAGTGAAATTGCTAAAAAAACAAGGGATATAGATATTGTAATTGAACTTTTTGACCAAACATTTTCTGATAGTCTTCCAAAATTTTCGTTTTGTGTGGAAAATAAAATTAACGATGGAGCTATCCAAAAAGGTGATAATCAGCTTTTTGAGGAAATTATCGGATTAGTTAATTTTTATAAAGTTTCATCATTAGAGAAAGAACAACCTTTAGTTTCCTTTATATTCTTAACACATACTGGAAGTAAGAGAGCTTTAAATGAATTTAATGAATTATTATCTACTATAGAAGTAGAAAGGTTATCAGTACCTTGTTATCATCTGTCTTGGGGTGGAGAAGAACTAGATGACTTGGAGATTACTATAGTTGATTTGCTCAGTAAGATTCTTAAAGAAGAAGCCATAGGAAAGATTGAACCGATTTTTGATTACACGAAGCATACAATTAAGTCATTTATCTCTTTCATTTACTCAGGCTTTAAATCATATAAAGAAGAAAAAAATCTTTTATTCGAGAAATCAGACTATGGGAAACCAGTCATTCAATACATAAAAGACTTTTATGAAAGCTCACCGTTTGAAAAAGACATAAATCATGAAGATTTTAAAAAATGGGTAAGTGATATAGTGAAAGTAGCATCAGGCAAAACATTAAAAAATGCAAACTTTGACCGTTCGTACATTGTAAACGATCGAAATAGAAAGCACTACGGTGTGAATAGCGCACATAAAGAATATAAAAATTTATTTTATTATCCAGATGAAAACAATAAAAAAGTAATTAGAAAGTTAGACCTTTCTAACCCTCCTAAAAATGTGATGATTTATTGGAAAGACGACAACAATCCGGATGGTATGGGATGTGCTTTGCTCACGGAGATATTTGGTTTTTAG
- a CDS encoding IclR family transcriptional regulator: MNNTSKSSLVAERALSALMLFASERSLAVSDVAKGLNISLTSAYRLVEALNNTGFIKREESKKYILNPPNILKLYNMVEQDLRKIAKPYMQKLAKEFQESVYLSVMYSDQMTYSFVEKEESPITLKWAEKLGYVYKLPTGTAGKTHLAYFIKQLNLQERAKTLAELELDAHTKNSIITIEALEKSLEEICEKGYCYTNSEHVQGAIGISVPIINASNDATVAVLSVFMAETNFKENQLDYYLQKLKSNAQNIGNSIL; encoded by the coding sequence ATGAATAATACAAGTAAAAGCTCGTTAGTGGCTGAACGTGCGTTGAGTGCTCTGATGCTATTTGCGAGTGAACGATCTTTAGCTGTGTCGGATGTGGCAAAAGGGTTAAACATTAGCTTGACTTCGGCTTATAGATTAGTTGAAGCGCTAAATAATACAGGTTTTATTAAACGAGAAGAATCGAAAAAATATATTTTGAATCCACCGAATATTCTTAAATTGTATAATATGGTAGAGCAAGATCTTCGTAAAATTGCAAAGCCCTATATGCAAAAGTTAGCTAAGGAATTTCAAGAATCAGTGTATTTAAGTGTGATGTATAGTGACCAAATGACTTATTCATTTGTGGAGAAGGAAGAAAGCCCGATTACTTTGAAATGGGCTGAAAAGCTAGGCTATGTATATAAACTACCGACGGGAACAGCTGGAAAAACCCATCTTGCGTATTTTATAAAACAACTTAATCTACAAGAGCGAGCAAAAACTTTAGCAGAACTAGAGCTGGATGCACATACGAAAAATAGCATTATAACGATAGAAGCACTTGAAAAATCGTTAGAAGAAATTTGTGAAAAAGGCTACTGCTATACGAATAGTGAGCATGTGCAAGGAGCTATTGGTATATCGGTTCCGATTATTAATGCGTCAAATGATGCGACAGTAGCGGTATTAAGTGTGTTTATGGCAGAAACGAATTTTAAAGAGAATCAATTAGATTATTATTTACAAAAATTAAAAAGTAATGCGCAAAATATTGGTAATTCAATTTTATAA
- a CDS encoding phosphotriesterase family protein: MVSINTVTGKLNINDLGCTLVHEHLLLRSEVVTFQFPHLYDEDVIYKKAVEGANAVKSQGVKTICDPTVVGMGRDVRFLERVSNETDMQIVTATGIYSFTDIPYYFQNREIDHMAEAFIHDIEKGIQNTNIKAGFLKCSADAPGLTPDLEKVFRAVARAHKSTGVPIMTHSHPETENGLNQLAIFEEEGVNLKSVMIGHTGDSTDLNYIHKILDKGAYIGMDRFGQGPLPAAKRNEVLLQLLKEGLEKRIFLSQDYCCNIDWYTQESIDEIIPGWSIRFLIDEILPQLREEGVTDQQIHTMMYENVQNWFSGI; this comes from the coding sequence ATGGTATCTATAAATACAGTTACAGGAAAGCTAAATATTAATGATTTGGGTTGTACACTTGTACATGAACATTTATTATTACGATCTGAAGTAGTGACGTTTCAATTCCCACATTTATATGATGAAGATGTAATTTATAAAAAGGCTGTGGAAGGTGCGAATGCTGTAAAATCACAAGGAGTAAAAACAATTTGTGATCCAACTGTTGTAGGAATGGGAAGAGATGTGCGATTTTTAGAGCGTGTCTCAAATGAAACAGATATGCAAATAGTAACAGCCACAGGTATTTATTCATTTACAGATATTCCTTACTATTTCCAAAATAGAGAAATAGATCATATGGCAGAAGCATTCATTCATGATATTGAAAAGGGCATTCAAAATACAAATATTAAAGCGGGGTTCCTTAAATGTTCTGCAGATGCACCTGGTCTTACACCAGATCTTGAAAAAGTATTTCGTGCTGTTGCACGTGCCCATAAAAGCACTGGTGTGCCTATTATGACACATTCTCATCCTGAAACGGAAAATGGCTTGAATCAACTAGCTATATTTGAAGAAGAGGGTGTGAATTTAAAATCTGTTATGATTGGTCACACAGGTGATAGCACAGACTTGAATTATATTCATAAGATTTTAGATAAAGGCGCTTATATAGGAATGGACCGTTTTGGACAAGGACCTCTTCCAGCTGCAAAAAGAAATGAAGTGTTATTGCAATTATTGAAAGAAGGCTTAGAGAAGCGCATATTCTTATCACAAGACTATTGCTGTAATATTGATTGGTATACGCAAGAATCAATCGATGAAATTATTCCAGGTTGGTCTATTCGTTTCCTAATTGATGAGATTCTTCCGCAGTTGCGAGAAGAAGGTGTTACAGATCAACAAATTCATACGATGATGTATGAAAATGTTCAAAATTGGTTTAGTGGAATTTAA
- a CDS encoding zinc-dependent alcohol dehydrogenase: MKALVKVGKGQLNVQDRQRPTLEENEILIKVSHCGVCGSDLHAAHHAKGYEFVPKEIILGHELSGTVVEVHPASSNEYLLNTHVVVEPGVICSQCEQCRQGRQNICSNIQCLGLHFDGGMAEYVKVNAASVHLIPENLPFKIAALAEPLSVALHAVEKVSNDITGKKVLVQGCGIIGFFVAIAAKNAGAFVTVLGLRRDRSVRLSAIEKFDIAVEIVEDPLEKRNDADIVFECSGSSLAAQQGISRLKKGGSFVVVALYEQDVALPLNVMVRGEINLLPSYGYYSNDFEKAFNLLVSYKEQFAAIVAVYPLLNGAQAFEDARKQKVLKSMIAM, from the coding sequence TTGAAAGCATTAGTGAAAGTTGGCAAAGGGCAATTAAACGTCCAAGATAGACAAAGACCTACACTTGAAGAAAATGAAATACTCATAAAAGTCAGTCATTGTGGTGTGTGTGGAAGTGACTTGCATGCAGCTCACCATGCTAAAGGTTATGAATTTGTACCTAAGGAAATTATATTAGGCCATGAATTATCTGGAACTGTAGTAGAGGTTCATCCTGCATCAAGTAATGAATATTTGCTAAATACACACGTTGTTGTTGAACCAGGTGTGATTTGCTCTCAATGTGAACAGTGCAGACAAGGGAGGCAAAATATTTGTTCAAATATTCAATGCCTTGGTTTGCATTTTGATGGCGGAATGGCTGAATATGTGAAGGTAAACGCTGCTTCAGTCCATCTCATACCTGAAAATTTGCCCTTTAAAATTGCTGCACTTGCCGAGCCTCTTTCCGTTGCGTTACACGCTGTTGAAAAAGTATCAAATGATATTACAGGCAAAAAAGTGTTAGTCCAGGGTTGTGGCATCATTGGTTTCTTTGTAGCGATAGCTGCTAAAAATGCAGGAGCTTTTGTTACTGTTTTAGGCTTAAGAAGAGATCGCTCTGTTCGTTTAAGTGCCATTGAAAAGTTTGATATTGCAGTTGAAATCGTAGAGGATCCTTTAGAAAAAAGAAATGACGCGGATATTGTTTTTGAATGTTCGGGTTCCTCATTGGCTGCGCAACAAGGAATATCACGACTTAAAAAAGGTGGCTCATTTGTTGTAGTTGCTTTATATGAACAGGACGTTGCATTACCGTTAAATGTGATGGTGAGAGGTGAAATCAACCTATTACCAAGCTATGGCTATTATAGTAATGACTTTGAAAAAGCATTTAATTTATTAGTTTCTTATAAGGAGCAATTTGCAGCAATCGTCGCCGTGTATCCTTTATTGAATGGCGCTCAAGCCTTTGAGGATGCTAGAAAACAAAAAGTCTTAAAATCTATGATAGCAATGTAA
- a CDS encoding SDR family NAD(P)-dependent oxidoreductase, whose protein sequence is MKKLEGKVAVVTGAARGIGRSYALRLAQLGAHVGIIDVDLKSYQHFEKEHIGEQYETVVDELLEHDVKAIGVEADVSNEAAVQAAFNKIVTHLGEVDILVANAGGGTGAILENKASEIDLEQLKIVYERNFVGTVNCVKAVAGGMKKKNYGKIVTVSSVTGLQATEGGTYSHYGSTKAAIVSYTKYLAQDLGPYNITVNAIAPGYIATGRLIEQFEKAGAETYTNQTALKRFGTPEDCANVIEFLTTDLSDYVTGSVIDVTGGITK, encoded by the coding sequence ATGAAAAAATTAGAAGGCAAAGTAGCAGTTGTCACAGGTGCAGCACGAGGAATAGGACGTTCCTATGCATTAAGGTTAGCACAATTAGGAGCACATGTAGGAATAATAGATGTGGACTTGAAGTCGTATCAGCATTTTGAAAAAGAGCATATCGGTGAGCAGTATGAAACAGTTGTCGATGAATTGTTAGAGCATGATGTAAAAGCAATTGGTGTAGAGGCAGATGTATCGAATGAAGCTGCTGTTCAAGCGGCTTTTAATAAAATTGTTACTCACTTAGGCGAAGTAGATATTTTAGTTGCCAATGCTGGTGGTGGGACAGGAGCTATACTTGAAAATAAAGCATCTGAAATTGACTTGGAGCAGTTGAAAATAGTGTACGAGCGCAACTTTGTCGGAACAGTGAATTGTGTCAAAGCAGTTGCAGGCGGTATGAAGAAAAAGAACTACGGGAAAATCGTCACAGTAAGCTCTGTTACTGGATTACAAGCAACAGAAGGAGGCACATACTCACACTACGGTTCTACAAAGGCCGCAATCGTTTCTTATACAAAATATCTGGCACAAGATTTAGGACCATATAATATTACAGTTAATGCAATTGCACCAGGTTATATTGCTACTGGTCGCTTAATTGAGCAATTTGAAAAAGCAGGCGCTGAAACATATACAAACCAAACCGCTTTAAAACGTTTCGGGACACCTGAAGATTGCGCCAATGTCATTGAATTTTTAACAACAGATCTATCCGACTATGTAACAGGGAGTGTTATTGATGTTACAGGCGGTATAACAAAATAG